The Myxococcales bacterium genomic sequence GATCATAAAAACCTCGTTGAAGACGGATCGACTTGTGGCGAGGATCCTGAAGAGCCCCGGAGCGAAGTTACGTGGAAGTTACATTCGAAATCGGCTGTCGAACCAGGTTGAAGCGGTGCGCGGGGGGACGAGCGCTCCCTGGGGGGCGGGCTTCCTGGTCGTCCCGGCCGTTTTCGACCGAAATGTCGATTTCCCTTCGGGTGGTCGCCTGGTAAAAGCGGCCCGATGACCACAGCCCGTCTGCCCCTCCTCGAGTTCGTGCTTTCCAACTACAAGAACTTCAACGCCCGCGCGACGCGTGACGCTTTGCTCGCGTACTGGGAGCACATCGAGCGGGGCGGCAAGATGTTCTGGGCCGTGGCGGGCGCCATGTCCTCGGCGCAGCTGGGGCTCACGCTGGCGCCGGCCATCCGGGAGGGCTTGATCCACGGGCTGTCGGTGACGGGCGCCAACCTCGAGGAATCGCTGTTTCGCCTGGTGGCTCACAAGAGCTACAAGGACTTTCCGGAGTACCGCTACTTCACGAAGCAGGATGACACCCGCATCCTGAACGAGCGCATGCGGCGGGTGACCGACACCAGCATCCCCGAGGACGAAGCCTTCCGTGCCGTCGAGCGCTTCATCGTGCCCATGTGGAAAAAGGCGAGCGACGACGGCGTGCGCCGGTTCTGGCACGAATATTTTTACGATCTCATCAAGATGATCGACCCCAGCCAGTACGAAGGCGATCCCAAGGCCAGCTGGCTCCTGGCGGCCGCCGCGGCCAACCTGCCGATGGTGGTTCCTGGGTACGAAGACTCGACCTTCGGGAACATCTTCGCGTCGCACGTCAAGATGGGTGACTTCGCGGCCAGCATCGCGAAGTCAGGCATCGAGTACATGGGCGCGCTTTACGATCAGTATCAGGAGCTGGCTGCGGGCGAAGGCGTGGGCTTTTTCCAGATCGGTGGAGGCATCGCGGGTGACTTCCCGATCTGCGTGGTGCCCTCGCTCAAATACGACCTCGAAGCGCCGGCGCGCCCCTGGGCTTACTTCTGCCAAATCTCGGATTCGACCACCTCGTACGGGTCGTACTCGGGCGCCACGCCCAACGAAAAGATCACGTGGGACAAGCTGACGGCCGAGACGCCGATGTTCGTCATCGAGTCGGACGCGACCATCGTGGCCCCCCTCATGTTGAGCGCGCTGCTCGAGTGCAAGCGAGAGCCCGAAGCCGCCCGCGCGCTCATCGCCGCGAGCCGCGCGTGACCGAGCTGGCCTCGTCGTCCACCGCCCTGCGGCCGCTGGCAGCGGCGGAGCGTCTGGCGGCCTTGTCCAAGGAAGAGGCGGCGTGGGCCAAGAAGGTGGAGCGGGCGCGGGCGGCGTGCGAGGCGCTCGAGCTGTCGTTGGCTCGCATGCACGCGCAGCTTGGCGAGACCGCAGACCCGCTCATGGCAGAGTGCCGCCAGGTAGACGAGCGCATTCACGAGGCCTTTGCTGAGCTGCTCGCCGGCCGCAGCCGGGGCCGGGCAGAGGTGAGGGCGCTTTACTTGGACCTGCAGGAGCGTGGCCTCATCTCCGACCGCCGCAGCGCCGAGGATGTGGCCGCCACCTTTGGGTTCGACGCCGAGGCCTTCTTCGGGGACACGCCGCCCACGCCCGCCGCAGCGGCACCTGATGCCACGGTGGACGCGCCCAAACACAAAGGGAGAGACAAACAAGCCAGCCGGGATCTGTTCCGCAAGCTCGCGGAGTGGCTCCACCCGGATAAAAGCCACGGCACCATGAGTACGGAGGAGCGGGCGCAACGCGAGGCGGCCATGAAGGAAGCGTCAGCCGCTTACGGAGCGGGGGATCTGGCGCGCTTGATGGCGCTCGAGACCGCCTGGGCCAAAGCCGCATCCGGAGGCAAGCCCCATCTCCCCTCGGCCCCTGATCTCGAGGCCCGCTGCGAAGCGATGCGGGCGCGCATCGCCGAGCTGCGCGCGGAGCACAGGGAGCTGCGGCACGACCTGCGGCTCATGCGGAAGGAGCCGGACGCGGCGTTGCTTGCCGACGTCAAGCGCTTCGGCTACGAGGAGGTCAGTGCACAGCTGACGAACGAGCTCGAGGAGGAGCTCGGCGCCCTCGAAGATCTGCTTTCGTTCGTGGCGTCGTACCGTGACAAGCGCATCTCGTTGCGTGAGTTCCTGGAGGGCCCCGTGATCTTCGATGACGAGGACGAGCGCGCGCTGTTGGCGCACCTGGAAGATTTTTTTGTCGCTGTCTCGGAGCCGCCCTCGCGGGGGGCGCGGGGTGGCAAACGCTCCACCGGCCGAAACAAGCGCGCTGCGAAGAAGCCCGGGCGGAGGCGCGCGTGATCATCGCGCGGGCAAGGCTGTGGGTAGGCTATCTGCTCATGCTCACGGTGGGCGCGTCGAGGGCCCGCGCGCAGGAAGCCCCCTTCCGCCCGCCTGCGTTTCCGCTCGTGGCCCTGGATCCCTACCTCAGCCTGTGGATGCAGGACGA encodes the following:
- a CDS encoding deoxyhypusine synthase family protein, with translation MTTARLPLLEFVLSNYKNFNARATRDALLAYWEHIERGGKMFWAVAGAMSSAQLGLTLAPAIREGLIHGLSVTGANLEESLFRLVAHKSYKDFPEYRYFTKQDDTRILNERMRRVTDTSIPEDEAFRAVERFIVPMWKKASDDGVRRFWHEYFYDLIKMIDPSQYEGDPKASWLLAAAAANLPMVVPGYEDSTFGNIFASHVKMGDFAASIAKSGIEYMGALYDQYQELAAGEGVGFFQIGGGIAGDFPICVVPSLKYDLEAPARPWAYFCQISDSTTSYGSYSGATPNEKITWDKLTAETPMFVIESDATIVAPLMLSALLECKREPEAARALIAASRA